One Streptomyces sp. B21-105 genomic region harbors:
- a CDS encoding aldo/keto reductase: MTMRTRSLGLTGPQVSALGLGCMGMSALYSGGDRAEGIATIHAALEAGVTLLDTGDFYGMGHNELLIGEALRTAPAARRQQALTSVKFGALRGPDGSWSGYDGRPAAVKNFAAYSLQRLGVDHIDVYRLARLDPDVPIEETVGAIAELVEKGYVRHIGLSEVGAETIRRAAATAPIADLQIEYGLISRGIEKSILPATRELGISITAYGVLSRGLISGHFTADRKLAANDFRLYSPRFQGDNLKHNLNLVEALRKIAGQKGVSVAQIAIAWVLAQGEDIVPLIGARTRERLAESLGALDVVLDAGDLAAIEEAVPADAAAGERYAAAAMAHLDSER, from the coding sequence ATGACGATGCGAACCCGCTCCCTCGGCCTCACCGGTCCCCAGGTCTCCGCTCTCGGCCTCGGCTGCATGGGCATGTCCGCGCTGTACAGCGGCGGGGACCGGGCCGAGGGGATCGCGACCATCCACGCCGCCCTCGAGGCCGGCGTGACCCTGCTGGACACCGGCGACTTCTACGGCATGGGCCACAACGAGCTGCTGATCGGCGAAGCGCTGCGCACCGCACCCGCCGCCCGTCGCCAACAGGCTCTGACCAGTGTGAAGTTCGGCGCCCTGCGCGGGCCGGACGGCTCCTGGTCCGGCTACGACGGCCGGCCCGCAGCCGTGAAGAACTTCGCCGCCTACTCCCTCCAGCGCCTGGGGGTCGACCACATCGACGTCTACCGCCTCGCCCGGCTCGACCCCGACGTGCCGATCGAGGAGACGGTCGGCGCGATCGCCGAACTCGTCGAGAAGGGGTACGTCCGGCACATCGGCCTCAGCGAGGTCGGTGCCGAGACCATCCGCAGGGCCGCCGCCACCGCCCCGATCGCCGACCTGCAGATCGAGTACGGGCTGATCTCCCGCGGCATCGAGAAGTCGATCCTGCCGGCCACCCGTGAACTGGGAATCTCGATCACCGCGTACGGCGTGCTGTCACGCGGGCTGATCTCCGGGCACTTCACCGCCGACCGCAAGCTCGCCGCGAACGACTTCCGGCTCTACTCGCCCCGCTTCCAGGGCGACAACCTCAAGCACAACCTGAACCTGGTGGAGGCCCTGCGGAAGATCGCCGGGCAGAAGGGCGTCTCCGTCGCCCAGATCGCGATTGCCTGGGTGCTGGCCCAGGGCGAGGACATCGTGCCGCTGATCGGCGCGCGGACCAGGGAGCGGCTCGCGGAGTCGCTGGGCGCGCTGGACGTCGTCCTGGACGCCGGCGACCTCGCCGCGATCGAGGAGGCCGTCCCGGCCGACGCGGCCGCCGGCGAGCGCTACGCGGCCGCCGCGATGGCCCACCTCGACAGCGAGCGCTGA
- a CDS encoding endonuclease/exonuclease/phosphatase family protein, with protein sequence MSIRIATFNMENLFRRPTAFRLENPAERKEILDDFATLAALLDLPVYTDDDKKKIAGLIEKHRAYGIDPKNPPPIYVNQSRPGKDSGLFKTTGSGTNTHVVVTAKGRSAWAGWAELSQDDFELSVVRNTGRVVSEVDADILLTVEVEDRLTLERFNTQVLAGALGRRPYPYVLLIDGNDPRGIDIGILSRHPITSVRTHIFDSGPERPDLRLFSRDCPEYEIQLNGTPLVVLGNHLKSKFQDNPDLRLAQAKRVAEIYRAALERTPHVVVAGDLNDDPDSAPATVLRDTGLRDVMTHRAYRGLPGTHGTCKSEESKLDYLLLSPELWPEVQHVGLETRGIFAKDIKSFDTVNSKGTAASDHAALYVDVDL encoded by the coding sequence ATGAGCATCCGGATCGCCACCTTCAACATGGAGAACCTCTTCCGCCGGCCCACGGCCTTCCGCCTCGAGAACCCGGCGGAGCGCAAAGAGATCCTCGACGACTTCGCGACGCTGGCCGCCCTCCTCGACCTGCCGGTGTACACGGACGACGACAAGAAGAAGATCGCCGGGCTCATCGAGAAGCACCGGGCGTACGGCATCGACCCGAAGAACCCGCCGCCGATCTACGTGAACCAGTCACGGCCGGGCAAGGACTCCGGGCTCTTCAAGACGACGGGCTCGGGAACGAACACCCACGTCGTGGTCACCGCCAAGGGCCGTTCCGCATGGGCGGGCTGGGCCGAACTGTCGCAGGACGACTTCGAGCTGAGCGTGGTGCGCAACACCGGCCGGGTGGTCTCGGAGGTGGACGCCGACATCCTGCTCACCGTGGAGGTCGAGGACCGGCTCACCCTGGAGCGCTTCAACACGCAGGTGCTGGCCGGGGCGCTCGGCCGGCGGCCGTACCCCTACGTCCTGCTGATCGACGGCAACGATCCCCGGGGCATCGACATCGGCATCCTCAGCCGGCACCCGATCACGTCCGTGCGAACCCATATCTTCGACAGCGGCCCCGAGCGTCCCGACCTGCGGCTCTTCAGCCGCGACTGCCCCGAGTACGAGATCCAGCTCAACGGGACGCCCCTGGTGGTCCTCGGCAACCACCTGAAGAGCAAGTTCCAGGACAACCCCGATCTGCGCCTGGCCCAGGCGAAGCGGGTCGCCGAGATCTACCGGGCCGCGCTGGAGCGCACCCCGCACGTCGTCGTCGCCGGGGACCTCAACGACGACCCCGACAGCGCCCCGGCCACCGTCCTGCGCGACACCGGCCTGCGCGACGTGATGACGCACCGCGCCTATCGCGGACTGCCCGGCACCCACGGGACCTGCAAGAGCGAGGAGAGCAAGCTCGATTACCTCCTGCTCTCGCCCGAGCTGTGGCCGGAGGTCCAGCACGTCGGTCTGGAGACCCGCGGCATCTTCGCGAAGGACATCAAGTCCTTCGACACGGTGAACTCGAAGGGCACGGCGGCCTCCGACCACGCGGCGCTCTACGTGGACGTCGACCTGTAG
- a CDS encoding DUF397 domain-containing protein codes for MPSRGPSSSDGGECVEVAAGVPSLVPVRDSKDPGRGVLVFGADAWGCFVRAYRSTST; via the coding sequence CTGCCGAGTCGCGGACCTTCATCTTCGGACGGCGGCGAGTGTGTCGAGGTCGCCGCAGGCGTCCCCTCCCTCGTCCCCGTCCGGGACAGCAAGGATCCCGGGCGGGGTGTGCTGGTGTTCGGCGCGGACGCCTGGGGCTGCTTCGTGCGCGCCTACAGGTCGACGTCCACGTAG